Proteins encoded within one genomic window of Candidatus Poribacteria bacterium:
- the mnmA gene encoding tRNA 2-thiouridine(34) synthase MnmA, producing MAKRVMVAMSGGVDSSVAAAVLKEQGYQVVGVTMRLGYHDSAGPSESTHPTCCSLDGVENARRVASQLGIPFYVLNFEEIFSREIIDYFCREYSRGRTPNPCVICNERLKFGRLLQMARGLGIDYVATGHYARVEFDRSSGRFILKRGIDPDKDQSYALFSLKQDQLKHIILPLGNMRKSEVRRIADRLGLKTASKPESQDLCFISDNDYVRFLKERMPDEIKPGPIITVDGKVVGRHPGIQFFTVGQRKGLGISLGRPMYVVRIDPDRNALIIGTREELMVREFTVSGLNLISIDKIDRPIRVSIKVRYKDPGRPGLVEQIEEDRAKVIYEQPHGAVTPGQAAVFYDGDVLVGGGWID from the coding sequence ATGGCAAAGCGGGTGATGGTCGCCATGAGCGGCGGGGTCGATAGCTCCGTCGCCGCGGCCGTTTTGAAGGAACAGGGATATCAGGTCGTGGGTGTCACCATGCGTCTGGGATATCACGATTCGGCCGGACCGTCCGAATCAACACACCCGACCTGTTGCTCGCTTGATGGGGTGGAGAATGCTCGAAGGGTCGCCTCACAGCTTGGTATTCCCTTCTATGTCCTCAACTTCGAGGAGATCTTCTCCAGGGAGATCATCGATTACTTCTGCAGGGAATACTCTCGCGGCAGGACACCTAATCCCTGCGTCATATGCAACGAGAGGTTAAAGTTCGGCAGGCTTCTTCAGATGGCGAGGGGATTGGGTATAGATTACGTCGCCACAGGCCATTACGCCCGCGTGGAGTTCGATCGCTCCTCCGGGAGGTTCATCCTGAAGAGGGGAATCGATCCGGATAAGGATCAGTCTTACGCCCTGTTCTCGCTGAAGCAGGATCAGCTAAAACATATCATCCTCCCCCTGGGGAACATGAGGAAATCTGAGGTCAGGCGGATCGCCGACAGATTAGGGTTGAAGACAGCTTCCAAGCCGGAAAGCCAGGATCTGTGCTTCATATCGGATAACGACTACGTCAGATTCCTCAAAGAGCGCATGCCGGATGAGATCAAACCCGGCCCGATAATCACCGTCGATGGGAAAGTGGTGGGGAGGCATCCGGGAATTCAGTTCTTCACCGTCGGCCAGCGTAAAGGGCTCGGCATCTCCCTCGGAAGGCCGATGTATGTGGTGAGGATAGATCCCGACCGCAACGCCCTGATAATCGGAACGAGAGAGGAGCTGATGGTGAGAGAGTTCACCGTCTCGGGATTAAATCTGATAAGCATTGATAAAATCGATCGACCTATAAGGGTAAGCATAAAGGTGAGGTATAAAGACCCGGGTAGACCCGGTTTAGTGGAGCAGATCGAGGAGGACAGGGCGAAGGTGATCTATGAACAGCCCCACGGAGCCGTTACGCCCGGGCAGGCCGCTGTTTTCTATGACGGGGATGTTCTCGTGGGGGGAGGATGGATAGATTGA
- a CDS encoding tetratricopeptide repeat protein: protein MRIRGFGRFFWVFTSVLAVAIIAGCAAQSQLKRADNLVEMGRYDDAIKLYQQIIKTNPKSDDARKAKLEIGDIYFKRMKKIEEGLKIYRELAQEYPGTEEGSEALWNVAGYYYKQGDYDKAVENFRKIVKNFSKTKRAGNAQYMIAKCYEQKAKKLEKAGANTDEIEAAYSKAAEEYGKLPQLFPNHPQIPQALRNRGNILERLNRTDEAVEAYKQLVQNYKGSPETKAVLDEVAQKLKQMGVQVDLAERKKLSSERSLRQAMEERRKKLRQQRLLRDVPPDQRDIILGKKTGAGSKTGGTQGQGPVFHSSFGVDPDELMNQVGFSIDSQGTLYDAMFMFANMYYNEGRFKEAGALYERSISLGEKNPQAFVRLAMCYKHEGMEDKAREMLTKAARRDLKVVDVMILTGQRRYENEEYDKALDIFNFLIGLSKAKDPDVYYNIGLTYRKMKQDDKAVEAFEKAVAQRPNFKDALQHLAELYYYKIGDRELGLAFSDAAGDKSYAYKPQKALGDLCFKYGSYNWARVKYKTAARLAPSPEQKLVMEVMAAVAAARRGDLQTAQKEINDLAGQNPDAAAIHYGKGEIAMAQNDLQTAAAEFKKALEIDPALSYAAAALGDLYIKQGQKDEAVKLWNSFLQKNPKARLIKWKLKKLSEEKPETGKTEAKTQTESETTK, encoded by the coding sequence ATGAGGATAAGAGGTTTCGGGAGGTTCTTCTGGGTTTTCACCTCAGTTCTCGCCGTAGCGATTATAGCCGGTTGCGCCGCCCAGTCGCAGCTCAAAAGGGCGGATAACCTCGTTGAGATGGGTAGATATGATGATGCTATTAAGCTCTACCAGCAGATAATCAAGACCAATCCCAAATCGGATGATGCCCGAAAGGCCAAGTTGGAGATCGGTGATATCTACTTCAAGAGGATGAAGAAGATCGAAGAAGGGCTGAAGATCTATCGGGAGTTAGCACAGGAGTATCCGGGAACTGAGGAGGGAAGCGAAGCGCTGTGGAACGTCGCGGGATACTACTATAAGCAGGGAGATTACGATAAAGCGGTGGAGAATTTCAGAAAGATAGTCAAGAACTTCTCCAAGACCAAGAGGGCAGGTAACGCCCAATATATGATCGCGAAATGCTATGAGCAGAAGGCGAAAAAGCTGGAGAAGGCCGGTGCGAACACGGATGAGATCGAAGCTGCATACTCAAAGGCGGCAGAGGAGTACGGTAAATTGCCCCAGCTATTCCCAAATCATCCCCAAATCCCCCAGGCACTGAGGAACAGGGGGAACATTCTGGAGAGGCTAAACCGCACCGATGAGGCGGTCGAGGCCTACAAACAGCTCGTGCAGAACTATAAGGGAAGCCCTGAGACGAAAGCGGTGCTCGATGAGGTGGCGCAAAAGCTGAAACAGATGGGGGTGCAGGTGGACCTCGCTGAGAGGAAAAAGCTCTCCTCCGAAAGAAGCTTACGGCAGGCGATGGAGGAGAGACGGAAGAAACTGCGACAGCAGAGATTGCTGCGCGACGTCCCTCCGGATCAGCGGGACATAATCCTGGGCAAGAAAACCGGAGCGGGATCCAAAACGGGTGGCACGCAAGGTCAAGGCCCCGTTTTCCACTCCAGTTTCGGCGTCGATCCGGATGAATTGATGAACCAGGTGGGATTCTCCATAGACAGCCAAGGGACGCTATATGACGCCATGTTCATGTTCGCCAACATGTATTATAACGAGGGCAGATTCAAGGAGGCGGGCGCGCTTTACGAGCGATCGATCAGCCTGGGTGAGAAAAACCCGCAGGCCTTTGTCAGATTGGCCATGTGCTACAAGCACGAAGGCATGGAGGATAAGGCGAGGGAGATGCTCACCAAGGCCGCGAGGAGAGACCTGAAGGTCGTCGACGTTATGATCCTCACAGGGCAGCGCAGATATGAAAACGAGGAATACGATAAGGCGCTGGATATCTTCAACTTCCTGATCGGGCTGTCCAAGGCGAAAGATCCTGACGTCTACTACAACATCGGCCTGACCTACAGGAAGATGAAGCAGGACGATAAGGCTGTGGAGGCGTTTGAGAAGGCGGTGGCGCAGAGGCCGAATTTCAAGGATGCCCTTCAACATCTGGCGGAGCTCTACTACTACAAGATAGGCGATAGGGAGCTAGGGCTGGCCTTCAGCGATGCCGCCGGCGATAAGTCCTATGCCTATAAACCGCAGAAGGCGCTGGGCGATCTCTGTTTTAAATATGGAAGCTACAATTGGGCGAGGGTGAAGTATAAAACCGCCGCCAGATTGGCTCCGTCGCCTGAGCAGAAACTGGTGATGGAGGTGATGGCCGCCGTCGCCGCCGCCAGAAGGGGCGATCTGCAGACAGCACAGAAGGAGATAAACGATCTAGCCGGACAAAACCCGGATGCTGCCGCCATCCATTATGGCAAAGGCGAGATAGCCATGGCGCAGAACGACCTTCAAACAGCGGCCGCCGAGTTTAAAAAGGCACTTGAGATCGATCCGGCCCTCTCCTACGCCGCCGCCGCGCTCGGAGATCTGTACATCAAACAGGGTCAGAAGGACGAAGCGGTTAAACTTTGGAACTCCTTCCTCCAGAAAAACCCGAAGGCTAGGTTGATCAAATGGAAGCTGAAGAAACTCAGCGAGGAGAAACCGGAAACCGGGAAAACAGAGGCCAAGACCCAAACCGAATCGGAAACCACCAAATAG
- a CDS encoding tetratricopeptide repeat protein — MKDMRWALIVMVVLMVSSCGKELNNPFDPEAGSPGEAYFAYGLDRFNSGDFKGALGGFQKSVEIDPTFALGHAGIGWSNLLSGDPIIAIAEFSLALQNQNDLPDALLGLAAAALAVGDYERAESNAEKLISMFSEGKPKLIFADKPLERGYLILAESRFYLGRYSEAVSALENLDSDLKLDPSDDGFPEKFMEELTRLREEMEGERGN, encoded by the coding sequence ATGAAAGATATGAGATGGGCTTTGATCGTCATGGTTGTTCTGATGGTTTCCTCATGCGGAAAAGAGCTTAATAATCCGTTTGATCCTGAAGCTGGATCGCCCGGGGAGGCATACTTCGCCTATGGCCTAGACAGATTCAACTCGGGGGATTTCAAAGGGGCATTGGGGGGGTTCCAGAAGAGCGTGGAGATCGATCCCACCTTTGCCCTGGGACATGCCGGAATAGGATGGAGCAATCTGTTATCAGGTGATCCGATCATCGCCATTGCAGAGTTCAGCCTCGCCCTTCAGAACCAGAATGATTTACCTGACGCCCTTCTAGGATTGGCGGCGGCTGCATTGGCGGTAGGGGACTATGAGAGGGCGGAATCGAACGCTGAGAAGCTAATCTCCATGTTCTCTGAGGGTAAACCAAAACTCATATTCGCCGATAAACCGCTCGAGAGAGGGTACCTGATACTTGCTGAATCCAGATTTTACCTAGGACGATATTCCGAAGCCGTTTCGGCACTTGAAAATCTGGATTCCGATTTAAAGCTTGACCCTTCAGATGATGGGTTCCCGGAGAAATTCATGGAGGAACTCACGAGATTGAGGGAGGAGATGGAAGGTGAAAGGGGCAACTAA